The following coding sequences are from one Aeromicrobium duanguangcaii window:
- a CDS encoding iron-siderophore ABC transporter substrate-binding protein translates to MLFTKGTPLRLAPLLTAATLALSLAACGSSSDDSNEASGASGENFPVTIEHALGKTEITSEPKRVATVAWSNQDTALALGVVPVGMPKATYGDDDTDGLHPWVKDKIDELDGETPVLFDETDGIDAAAVAQTSPDLILAPNSGLTKEEYETLSKIAPTVAYPDEAWGTTWRDAIKLTGQALGKSDQATTLIADLEQQMADAVAKHPEIKGKSAVMSWIDPTDLSKVGYYTAFDTRAAFLNDLGFSTPDFVTKASQTSDQFFLEVSAEKADELGGADVFVGYGDAAALKKAQADSLVGKIPAIERGSVALLKDNTPLAAAVSPSALSIPWMLDDYVALLADAAAKVK, encoded by the coding sequence ATGCTCTTCACGAAAGGCACTCCCTTGCGTCTCGCACCTCTGCTGACCGCCGCGACTCTCGCGCTCAGCCTCGCCGCCTGCGGCTCTTCCTCCGATGACTCGAACGAGGCCTCGGGGGCTTCGGGCGAGAACTTCCCGGTCACGATCGAGCACGCGCTCGGCAAGACCGAGATCACGAGTGAGCCGAAGCGGGTCGCCACCGTCGCCTGGTCGAACCAGGACACCGCCCTGGCCCTGGGCGTCGTGCCGGTGGGCATGCCCAAGGCCACGTACGGCGACGACGACACCGACGGACTGCACCCGTGGGTCAAGGACAAGATCGACGAGCTCGACGGCGAGACGCCGGTCCTGTTCGACGAGACCGACGGCATCGACGCCGCGGCCGTCGCCCAGACCAGCCCCGACCTGATCCTCGCGCCCAACTCCGGCCTGACGAAGGAGGAGTACGAGACGCTCTCCAAGATCGCGCCGACCGTCGCCTACCCCGACGAGGCGTGGGGCACGACGTGGCGCGACGCCATCAAGCTGACCGGCCAGGCGCTCGGCAAGAGCGACCAGGCGACGACGCTGATCGCCGACCTCGAGCAGCAGATGGCCGACGCGGTCGCGAAGCACCCCGAGATCAAGGGCAAGTCCGCCGTCATGAGCTGGATCGACCCGACGGACCTGAGCAAGGTGGGCTACTACACCGCCTTCGACACCCGCGCGGCGTTCCTCAACGACCTCGGCTTCTCGACGCCGGACTTCGTCACGAAGGCCTCGCAGACGTCCGACCAGTTCTTCCTCGAGGTCAGCGCCGAGAAGGCCGACGAGCTCGGCGGCGCCGATGTCTTCGTGGGCTACGGCGACGCCGCCGCCCTCAAGAAGGCCCAGGCCGACTCGCTGGTCGGCAAGATCCCCGCCATCGAGCGTGGATCGGTCGCCCTGCTGAAGGACAACACCCCGCTGGCCGCGGCCGTCTCGCCCTCGGCCCTCTCGATCCCGTGGATGCTCGACGACTACGTCGCGCTGCTCGCGGACGCCGCTGCGAAGGTGAAGTGA
- a CDS encoding FecCD family ABC transporter permease, with protein MTATIEPTVGDAARTRRPPWWLLVSLIALAVAVFLSVAFGARVVSLGEVWTALTTDSDDVTSAAVRSRVPRTILAIVVGAALAVAGAVLQAVTRNPLADPFILGINSGASLLVVIAIAFFGAATMPLYIVFALAGAALAAVFVYSVGSLGIGGPTPLKLALAGAITTAAFTSLSSAILLPRIDVMRVFRFWQVGSVGRAENHDTLMVLPILLVGAAVCLLAARSLNILALGDEAAAGLGVHVTRTRIGAAAGAIILCGGATALAGPIGFIGLIVPHLVRQLVGADHRWLLPVCAVAGATLLTLADVAGRVLGRPDEIDVGVVTALIGGPVFLWVVLRRPGARA; from the coding sequence GTGACCGCAACGATCGAACCGACCGTGGGGGACGCCGCCAGGACGCGGCGTCCCCCGTGGTGGTTGCTGGTCAGCCTGATCGCGCTGGCGGTGGCCGTCTTCCTCTCGGTCGCGTTCGGTGCGCGGGTGGTCAGCCTCGGCGAGGTCTGGACCGCCCTGACGACCGACTCCGACGACGTCACGTCGGCCGCCGTCCGCTCGCGGGTCCCGCGCACCATCCTCGCGATCGTGGTCGGGGCGGCACTGGCCGTGGCCGGCGCCGTGCTGCAGGCGGTCACCCGCAACCCCCTGGCCGATCCGTTCATCCTGGGGATCAACTCGGGCGCCTCGCTGCTCGTCGTGATCGCCATCGCCTTCTTCGGGGCGGCCACCATGCCGCTCTACATCGTCTTCGCGCTGGCCGGCGCCGCACTCGCCGCCGTCTTCGTCTACTCGGTGGGCTCTCTGGGCATCGGCGGACCGACGCCACTGAAGCTCGCGCTCGCCGGCGCCATCACCACCGCCGCCTTCACGTCCCTCTCGAGCGCCATCTTGCTGCCGCGCATCGACGTCATGCGGGTGTTCCGCTTCTGGCAGGTCGGCAGCGTGGGCCGGGCCGAGAACCACGACACCCTGATGGTCCTGCCGATCCTGCTCGTGGGCGCCGCCGTGTGCCTGCTCGCCGCCCGCTCACTCAACATCCTCGCCCTCGGCGACGAGGCGGCTGCCGGGCTCGGCGTCCACGTCACCCGCACCCGCATCGGCGCCGCCGCCGGCGCGATCATCCTGTGCGGTGGCGCGACCGCCCTGGCCGGCCCGATCGGCTTCATCGGCCTGATCGTGCCCCACCTGGTGCGCCAGCTCGTCGGTGCCGACCACCGCTGGCTGCTGCCGGTCTGCGCCGTCGCCGGCGCCACCCTGCTCACCCTCGCCGACGTCGCCGGACGTGTGCTGGGCCGCCCCGACGAGATCGACGTCGGCGTCGTGACGGCCCTGATCGGCGGCCCCGTCTTCCTGTGGGTCGTCCTGCGTCGCCCGGGAGCCCGGGCATGA
- a CDS encoding FecCD family ABC transporter permease: MTANRASSATVRAVRMHGARRARAAIGTLAVLLGALFIAALSLGDPVYPLGDVWKVLTGQFVPGASFIVGELRLPRAALAVVAGACFGLAGVTFQTMLRNPLASPDIIGITNGANAAALFAIVVLGLSGPAVSLGAVVAAVATAAVIYALAASGAAVGARLILVGIGIAAMLNSATAYLLVYANEWDLSRAMRWLNGSLNLADWGTVALVAVPFVVLTPILLLLGRRLMLLRLGEDLAAGLGVPVETTRRLLVLVAVALAAFATAATGPILFVAFMAGPIATRLVGHRGSLMAPSALVGAALVLAADLIGQFAFDARYPVGVITGALGAPFLIYLLIRTQRTGGSL, from the coding sequence ATGACCGCCAACCGCGCCTCGAGCGCCACCGTCCGCGCCGTCCGCATGCACGGCGCACGCCGCGCCCGTGCCGCGATCGGCACCCTGGCGGTACTGCTGGGCGCCCTCTTCATCGCCGCGCTGTCGCTGGGAGATCCGGTCTACCCGCTGGGCGACGTGTGGAAGGTGCTGACCGGACAGTTCGTCCCGGGTGCGTCCTTCATCGTCGGCGAGCTGCGCCTGCCCCGGGCCGCGCTGGCCGTCGTCGCCGGCGCCTGCTTCGGCCTGGCGGGCGTCACCTTCCAGACCATGCTGCGCAACCCGTTGGCCAGCCCCGACATCATCGGCATCACGAACGGCGCCAACGCCGCCGCCCTGTTCGCGATCGTCGTCCTGGGCCTGAGCGGCCCGGCCGTCTCACTCGGCGCCGTGGTCGCGGCCGTGGCGACCGCCGCGGTCATCTACGCGCTCGCGGCCAGCGGCGCGGCTGTCGGTGCTCGACTGATCCTCGTGGGCATCGGCATCGCGGCGATGCTCAACAGCGCCACCGCCTACCTGCTGGTCTACGCGAACGAGTGGGACCTGAGTCGTGCGATGCGCTGGCTCAACGGCAGCCTCAACCTGGCCGACTGGGGCACCGTGGCCCTGGTCGCGGTGCCGTTCGTCGTATTGACCCCGATCCTGCTGCTGCTCGGTCGGCGGCTGATGCTGCTGCGCCTGGGCGAGGACCTCGCCGCCGGACTGGGCGTGCCGGTCGAGACCACCCGCCGGCTGCTGGTCCTGGTCGCCGTGGCCCTGGCCGCGTTCGCGACGGCCGCGACCGGCCCGATCCTGTTCGTCGCGTTCATGGCCGGACCGATCGCGACACGACTCGTCGGCCACCGGGGCTCCCTCATGGCGCCGTCGGCCCTGGTCGGGGCGGCCCTCGTCCTGGCCGCCGACCTGATCGGCCAGTTCGCCTTCGACGCGCGCTATCCCGTCGGCGTCATCACCGGTGCGCTCGGCGCGCCGTTCCTGATCTACCTGCTCATCCGCACCCAGCGCACGGGAGGCTCCCTGTGA